The following is a genomic window from Myxococcales bacterium.
GAGTTTTTGCAATTCTTGATAGCTAAGTATTGGATTTCTGGCAGCTTTGACCTCATCTGGACGCAAAAGTGAGGTGTTATGGGGCGCATTTTTTACAAAGTCTGGTGTGTGCTTACTTTCCTTAGCAATTTCAATAAAAGCATTGATTAAGGCGTTTAGATCATAAAGTGACTCTGTTTCGGTCGGCTCGATCATGAGCGCACCTTTTACGTTGAGGGGAAAATACATGGTTGGAGGGTGAATGCCAAAATCAATAATTCTTTTAGCAATGTCCAGCGCATTTACTCCGTATTCATTTTGTTTTTTATCGCTAAAAACCACCTCATGAAGACAGTCGCTTTTGTAAGGCAGATGGTAGTACGGCTCGAGTTGAGCTCGAATATAATTTGCATTTAATATGGCTAATAAAGATGCCTCTTTCAAGCCTTGGGAGCCAAGAGATTTTATATAGCACCACGCCCTTATTACCATGGCAAAATTACTAAAAAAGCTTCGGATACGACCAATAGACTGCGGGCACTCTGCAACGTGATAATTCTGTTCGTTTTTTTTCACTATGGGTATTGGTAAATAGGGAGCAAGGCTTTTAGCTGCCCCAAGGGCGCCACAGCCAGGTCCGCCACCTCCGTGAGGAGTTGTCATGGTTTTGTGGAGATTAAAGTGCATGACATCAACTCCCCAATCACCGGGTCGTGTCAATCCCATCAAAGCATTAAGGTTTGCCCCATCGCCATAAACATAGCCACCACGCTCATGTACAATTTGGGTTATAGATGCGATATCTGATTCAAAGATGCCTAAGGTATTGGGATTGGTGAGCATGATACCTGCGCAGGAATCATCCATCAGTTCTGCCACTTGGGAAGTGATAACGCGGCCATCTTGCCCGATGTCCAGTGAGATAACTTCATAGGAAAAATAAGCTGCAGTAGCAGGGTTTGTCCCGTGAGCAGATTTAGGAACCAAGATTTTGTGTCTATTCTCACCGCGATCTTTGAGAGCTTTATTTATCATGGCAAGGCCCGCAAATTCGCCCTGCGCTCCGGCGGAGGGAGCCAAAGAGACGGCATCAAAGCCACCTATTTTAGCTAAAAATTCCTGCAGCTCATAGTAGATTTCTAGAGCAGGTTGGATATCGTGTTCTAAAAAATAGGGATGCAATTCAGAAATGCCTGGCATTCGAGCTGCCCATTCATGCACTTTGGGGTTATATTTCATGGTGCAGCTGCCCAAAGGATAGCTATTAGCATCGATTGAAAAATTTTTTTTGCTCAATCGTGTATAGTGCCTCACCGCATCAGGTTCACTTATCTGGGGTAATAGAAGTTCATCATCCAGATTTCTTTGACGATCGCCCAAAGCTTTTTTAAACTCTTCTGTAGCGATATTTTCATCGGGCTGATCTTCAAAGAAATCGATGCCAGACACCCCAGGCAAAGAACGTTCAAAAATCAGCGATTCATGTACTTCAACACCTAAACTTGCATATTTTCTATTATTCATGAGATGCACCACTAAGAATAGTTGCTAGTTTTTTTATATCTTGATCGCTATGGAGTTCGGTCGTATTGACGAGTAAGTGGCCAGCCAAAGAAGGATAGAAACGTGAAAGTTTTAATCCAGCAGCCAGCTTGTATTTGCGAGCTTCAGCCAAACGCTCATCAAGAATAGAATCATTTTTTAGGTTGATAACGCTTTCGTTGTAGTGTGGACCATTAAATTCAATAGCCACATGCATTTGTCTGAGATATTTTCTAAAAAGCAGAGTCTTCTTTATATTTCTCATAGCAAGGTTTTTAAGCCCACTCTTACCATAGGCAGACATACTCATGGCAAAGGCTAAAGCACAGAGGTTGTGGTTGGTGCAAATATTGGAGGTAGCTTTCTCCCGTCTAATATGTTGCTCCCTTGTTGAGAGAGTTAAACAATAGGATGAGTGGCCACGTTTATCATTTGTGTAACCCACCAGCCTTCCTGGGATCTGTCTTAAAAACGCTTTTTTGCTCGCCAAAAGACCCACACCAGGTCCGCCCAAATTAAGGGAGCCGACAAATCCCAAACCTTCTCCTACTGCTATATCTGCTCCACCAAAGCCAAAGGATGGCCACAGTGCGCATGCGCTCGGATCGGTAGTGCAGGCGATGAGCAATGTTTGCTGTGAGTGGAGGAGCGAGTGAAAATCTTGACACATTTCGATACGCCCAAAGAAATTTGGAGAAGAAAAAGCAACAGCAGCGAGCTCATGGCTTTTTAAAAGAGACTCCAAAAATTCAAGATCACTTACTCCTAGCGAATTAAACGGTATTTCAGTGATATTGACTCCGATGGGCTCTAAATAAGTTTTCAGAGTTGCTCGATACTCTGGATGCAGCGTCTGGCAAATGGCAATATTTTTTTTGCCAGTTATTCTGATAGCCATGAGTAAGGCTTCAACCAAAGCTGTTGCTCCATCGTACATGGAGCCATTAGCAATTTCGAGGCCAAAAAGCGATGCCACCATAGATTGGAATTCAAAAATTGCTTGAAGCGTACCTTGGGAAACTTCGGGCTGGTATGGGGTGTAAGATGTATACCACTCAGCCCTGAGCAATTGCTGTGATACCCATTCTGGTACGAAGTGTTGCGTTGCACCTGCGCCAATGAAATTTTTCATTCCAGGCATAGTAGTTCGCTTGGTGAATTCCTGTTTGAGCTGAAGCTCATCCATGGCCGATGGGAGAGTAAGATCTTGATTAACTCTGAGCTTTGAGGGGATAGAGTATACCAATTCATCAAGTGACTTTTTGCCAATTGTTTTCAGCATAAAGTGGATGGAATCAGGCGAATGATTAAAATAACGCATGTGCTTTTCTCGCAGAATCAGGGCTTATGGTGCATCTATTACTTCGCGTTCTGATGGGTAAAAACCGCTATCGGTCATGTAGCCTTTGACAAAAGGAGTGTTAGCTTTTTGATCCGATTCCATGGGGAAAAATTCTTTGCTGTTGAGCTCTATCCATCCATAGCGTCCTTGAGTCGCCAATTCCCCAAGCCCTAAAACCTGGCTCGTGGCTTTAAAACGACCATTTTCCATTATGCCCTTGACGTAGAAATCGTTTGGAAGGGTTTTTTGATTATTAACTACGTTTTGATTTTTAAGAATGAAAAATACTTCCGTTCCATCATTAAAAGTAGAATGTTTTTGAGTTTCCACAGTGCTCTCCTTTGTGTGAGAAGTGTTTAAAAATGTCATAATATTTTTTGCAACTTGGGATGAGAAAGAAACAGATTGCAGCTGATTTATGAGAAAAAGAAAAACTCATAAAGAACCTGAGGTCTACAATGATCTCCCGTCTTATAATCATGAATAATTAGTTAGCCAAGACTTTGGAAATATTTTTATAGGCTTTGGTGACAATTGTTTAGCCTTTAGTTATAGAATAAATATAATATTAAAATGGGAAAGCAGATTTTAAAATTTATTATTGTTTATGTGATGTTTTGTGTGACATCTCATCGCATGCATGCTGAAGAACTTTTACCAGAAAAAAATAAATATATTGCTGGT
Proteins encoded in this region:
- the gcvPA gene encoding aminomethyl-transferring glycine dehydrogenase subunit GcvPA, with product MRYFNHSPDSIHFMLKTIGKKSLDELVYSIPSKLRVNQDLTLPSAMDELQLKQEFTKRTTMPGMKNFIGAGATQHFVPEWVSQQLLRAEWYTSYTPYQPEVSQGTLQAIFEFQSMVASLFGLEIANGSMYDGATALVEALLMAIRITGKKNIAICQTLHPEYRATLKTYLEPIGVNITEIPFNSLGVSDLEFLESLLKSHELAAVAFSSPNFFGRIEMCQDFHSLLHSQQTLLIACTTDPSACALWPSFGFGGADIAVGEGLGFVGSLNLGGPGVGLLASKKAFLRQIPGRLVGYTNDKRGHSSYCLTLSTREQHIRREKATSNICTNHNLCALAFAMSMSAYGKSGLKNLAMRNIKKTLLFRKYLRQMHVAIEFNGPHYNESVINLKNDSILDERLAEARKYKLAAGLKLSRFYPSLAGHLLVNTTELHSDQDIKKLATILSGASHE
- the gcvPB gene encoding aminomethyl-transferring glycine dehydrogenase subunit GcvPB, with translation MNNRKYASLGVEVHESLIFERSLPGVSGIDFFEDQPDENIATEEFKKALGDRQRNLDDELLLPQISEPDAVRHYTRLSKKNFSIDANSYPLGSCTMKYNPKVHEWAARMPGISELHPYFLEHDIQPALEIYYELQEFLAKIGGFDAVSLAPSAGAQGEFAGLAMINKALKDRGENRHKILVPKSAHGTNPATAAYFSYEVISLDIGQDGRVITSQVAELMDDSCAGIMLTNPNTLGIFESDIASITQIVHERGGYVYGDGANLNALMGLTRPGDWGVDVMHFNLHKTMTTPHGGGGPGCGALGAAKSLAPYLPIPIVKKNEQNYHVAECPQSIGRIRSFFSNFAMVIRAWCYIKSLGSQGLKEASLLAILNANYIRAQLEPYYHLPYKSDCLHEVVFSDKKQNEYGVNALDIAKRIIDFGIHPPTMYFPLNVKGALMIEPTETESLYDLNALINAFIEIAKESKHTPDFVKNAPHNTSLLRPDEVKAARNPILSYQELQKLHQQSEDKTQSPSDKVLFAAA